One window from the genome of Gimesia aquarii encodes:
- a CDS encoding type II secretion system F family protein — protein sequence MPEFQYIAREATGRQVTGILSAPNQQDALNSLAARSLFPVKVDLADQAKAQLKYTGRRVRARYLSVFYTQLADLLKSGVPLLRSLELLHKQSTNPALKLVLEEVRAEIADGTRLAVAMGQHPKVFSELAVSMVRAGEEGSFLEDVLKRIANFTDHQEELKNRVVGAMIYPAFLTTFGTIIVSFLLIYFVPKFEPIFARMSARGELPWATTTLLGFSEFMQSYWFVILFLMALAVVAVYKYIATTEGRMKFDQFRLNAYGLGSIVRSLAIARFCRILGTLLTNGVPILQSLRIAKDAAGNKVISNSIGEAAESISSGKSIAEPFAVSGQFPEEVVEMIAVGEEANNLEQVLIDIADNMERQTNRKLDMFVRMLEPLMLLLMAAVVVFVMLALLLPVFQSSGLL from the coding sequence ATGCCGGAATTTCAATACATTGCCAGAGAAGCGACAGGCCGTCAGGTGACTGGTATTCTGTCAGCACCCAATCAGCAGGATGCCTTGAACTCTCTGGCTGCGCGCAGCCTGTTTCCTGTGAAAGTGGATTTGGCAGATCAGGCAAAAGCACAATTGAAATACACGGGGCGTCGTGTTCGTGCTCGCTATTTGTCTGTCTTTTATACCCAATTAGCAGACTTACTGAAGTCAGGCGTTCCCCTGCTCCGTTCGCTCGAGTTACTACATAAGCAGTCAACAAATCCCGCTTTGAAATTAGTTCTGGAAGAGGTTCGAGCTGAAATTGCCGATGGAACACGGCTGGCTGTTGCTATGGGCCAACATCCCAAAGTCTTTTCTGAACTGGCTGTGAGTATGGTTCGTGCAGGGGAAGAAGGGAGCTTTCTGGAAGACGTTCTAAAACGCATTGCCAACTTCACGGACCATCAGGAAGAGTTGAAAAATCGTGTCGTGGGCGCGATGATTTACCCTGCGTTTTTGACGACATTCGGAACGATTATTGTAAGTTTTTTACTCATCTATTTCGTTCCCAAGTTTGAACCAATTTTTGCAAGAATGTCCGCACGAGGAGAACTTCCCTGGGCTACAACCACACTACTGGGTTTCAGTGAATTCATGCAATCTTATTGGTTTGTGATTCTTTTTTTAATGGCACTAGCTGTGGTTGCGGTTTACAAATATATCGCGACAACGGAAGGGCGCATGAAATTCGATCAATTTCGATTAAACGCTTATGGTTTGGGTAGCATCGTTCGCAGTCTGGCCATTGCCCGTTTTTGTCGGATTTTAGGAACTTTGCTGACGAACGGCGTTCCTATTTTACAGTCCTTACGAATCGCCAAAGATGCGGCAGGAAATAAGGTGATCAGCAACTCAATCGGTGAGGCAGCTGAAAGTATCTCTTCCGGAAAATCGATCGCAGAGCCATTTGCTGTGAGTGGGCAATTCCCGGAAGAGGTAGTGGAGATGATTGCTGTGGGTGAAGAAGCAAATAATTTAGAACAGGTATTAATTGATATCGCTGACAATATGGAACGGCAGACGAACCGTAAACTGGACATGTTTGTGCGTATGCTGGAGCCTTTGATGTTGCTGCTCATGGCTGCCGTTGTCGTTTTTGTGATGTTGGCTTTACTTTTACCCGTCTTTCAAAGCTCAGGCTTACTATAA
- a CDS encoding type II secretion system minor pseudopilin — protein sequence MLKLRAGSTLLVVLVVVVMLSLGAYTFSELMIVEMEAANIYGRSLQSRELALSGIEQAAVYVGDRSEIDGWNSYHNPEQFQNINLVPGEISRTSGYFSVVAPVVTDSESKSIRFGLMNESGKLNLNILATEEVDDLEDVDSELDEFDIEADTPVDRLMYIPNMTEDIAAAILDWIDEDDETRSLGAESDYYETLGSPYSAKNAPLESLDELLLVRGVTPELLYGEDTNRNGILDPNENDGDATLPLDNADGVLDPGWSAFLTVHSREINIRPDGSEKINLNATMLTELYDELEAELGPDEARFIVAYRTSGPVPTLSDFESGGAVTAVGGETSEREALNELAVGIAKAIFSEEGVTVTRAGIDLSAGGIYSINSIYDLIGSEVETEIDGQQTTLVSPWSADPSAMTADLPILHDLLTTTKSQYIEGRIDIGQARLETLLGIPEMDEDLANSIVNSQMTDTNGAPSTEISQARQTTGWLVIEGLTTIEHMRTLAPYINSGGDVFRAQSLGYYGKGGPVTRVEAIIDGTFIPPRITYIRDLSNLGAGYPLSSFRGNETWWLGETTQ from the coding sequence ATGTTGAAGCTGCGCGCGGGTAGTACATTACTGGTGGTGTTGGTAGTCGTGGTCATGCTCAGCTTAGGCGCATATACATTTTCTGAATTAATGATCGTGGAAATGGAAGCAGCCAATATTTATGGGCGGTCTCTGCAATCGCGCGAACTGGCGCTCTCAGGTATCGAGCAAGCGGCTGTTTATGTGGGAGACCGCTCAGAAATTGATGGCTGGAATTCCTACCATAATCCGGAACAGTTTCAGAATATCAATTTAGTACCGGGTGAGATTTCAAGAACCAGCGGTTATTTCAGTGTTGTGGCACCCGTCGTCACAGATTCCGAATCAAAATCCATTCGCTTCGGCTTAATGAATGAGTCGGGAAAACTGAATTTGAATATTCTGGCAACTGAAGAAGTAGATGACTTAGAGGATGTCGATTCAGAATTAGATGAGTTTGATATTGAAGCCGACACACCAGTTGACCGTTTAATGTATATTCCGAATATGACAGAAGACATTGCAGCGGCGATCCTCGATTGGATTGATGAGGATGACGAAACGCGTTCATTAGGTGCTGAGAGTGACTATTACGAAACACTCGGATCGCCTTACTCTGCTAAAAATGCTCCTCTGGAGTCATTGGACGAACTATTGCTGGTACGTGGTGTCACTCCAGAATTACTTTATGGCGAAGATACAAATCGAAATGGAATCCTCGATCCTAATGAGAATGACGGTGATGCGACATTGCCTCTTGATAATGCCGATGGAGTTCTGGATCCTGGTTGGTCAGCGTTCTTAACAGTTCATAGTCGAGAGATCAACATTCGCCCTGATGGTTCAGAAAAAATCAATCTGAATGCAACGATGTTGACCGAACTCTATGATGAACTCGAAGCAGAACTTGGACCTGATGAAGCTCGGTTCATCGTTGCGTATCGAACAAGTGGGCCTGTTCCGACTTTGAGTGATTTCGAGTCAGGAGGGGCTGTAACTGCTGTCGGAGGAGAGACAAGTGAGAGAGAAGCTCTCAACGAGTTAGCTGTCGGAATTGCGAAAGCGATATTTTCGGAAGAGGGAGTTACTGTCACCCGTGCAGGGATCGATTTGTCTGCTGGGGGAATCTATAGCATCAATTCAATTTATGATCTGATTGGCTCTGAAGTGGAAACTGAGATCGATGGCCAGCAGACAACGCTCGTCAGTCCCTGGTCAGCTGACCCTTCAGCCATGACAGCTGATTTACCAATTCTGCATGACCTTCTAACAACAACTAAAAGCCAGTATATCGAAGGACGTATCGACATTGGGCAGGCACGGTTGGAAACGCTTCTGGGAATCCCTGAAATGGACGAAGATTTAGCCAATTCGATCGTAAATTCCCAAATGACTGATACAAATGGTGCGCCATCTACAGAAATCAGTCAGGCACGACAAACAACGGGATGGCTAGTCATTGAGGGCTTAACGACAATAGAACATATGAGAACACTGGCTCCTTACATTAACAGTGGAGGGGATGTATTTCGTGCCCAGTCGTTAGGATATTACGGAAAAGGAGGTCCTGTTACTCGAGTCGAAGCCATCATTGATGGAACATTCATTCCCCCACGAATCACATATATCCGTGATTTGAGTAACCTGGGAGCTGGATATCCTTTGTCGTCGTTTCGAGGAAATGAGACATGGTGGCTTGGTGAAACAACTCAGTGA
- a CDS encoding GspE/PulE family protein yields the protein MEIGEILQRRGLLDERQLQLAQQSANGHRLDRVVLEMGLASEEDLLKVFADELGMKYFELKDFQVDTELLSQFPATPIFRHSLLPLQRNNGRVLVASADPFDFEAIDELSSLSGQVLEPVLALHDDVVELIKDNLGVGGDTINELVSQRSAEDGVELLEEVSEEHGELADMAQAASVIRLVNELLIEALQQQASDVHIEPHETGLVVRYRIDGLLRVQSVPAEINHFYSAIITRLKIMSHLNIAEKRLPQDGRIKLRITGREIDVRVSIIPMIYGEGVVLRLLDKERMVFRLDNVGLNQGLLTTFRDLIQMPHGIVLVTGPTGSGKTSTLYSALNEIKNPETKIITVEDPVEYHSEGISQIQVNSRIGLTFAAGLRSILRHDPDVVLIGEIRDGETANSAIQASLTGHLVFSTLHTNDSPGAFTRLIDMGVEPYLVASTVEAVLAQRLVRLLCQHCKAPYQPQADKLPPDFPDLEIKELWEPVGCRHCRESGYSGRIGILELLVNDTVIKRLCTEHASSGQIRDYALKNGWQTLRDAGWEKVLAGITSIDEVLRVTKGDI from the coding sequence ATGGAAATCGGTGAAATTCTCCAACGACGTGGACTACTTGACGAACGCCAGCTGCAGTTAGCACAGCAATCGGCGAACGGTCATCGTCTGGATCGTGTTGTCTTGGAAATGGGGTTGGCTTCGGAAGAAGATCTTCTCAAAGTATTTGCCGATGAGCTTGGCATGAAGTACTTTGAGTTAAAGGATTTTCAAGTTGATACAGAGTTGCTTTCACAGTTTCCCGCTACGCCAATCTTTCGACATTCATTACTTCCCTTGCAACGAAATAATGGCCGTGTGCTGGTGGCATCAGCCGACCCCTTTGATTTTGAAGCCATCGATGAGCTCAGTTCACTGAGTGGTCAGGTTTTAGAGCCGGTACTTGCACTCCATGATGATGTTGTTGAACTCATCAAGGATAACCTTGGTGTTGGCGGTGACACGATTAACGAACTAGTCTCACAGCGATCTGCTGAAGACGGTGTCGAATTACTTGAAGAAGTCTCCGAAGAACATGGCGAACTGGCCGACATGGCACAGGCGGCTTCGGTAATTCGTCTTGTGAACGAGTTACTGATCGAAGCATTGCAGCAACAGGCCAGTGATGTGCATATCGAGCCACACGAGACAGGCCTGGTCGTACGTTATCGGATTGATGGTTTATTACGGGTTCAATCTGTTCCTGCTGAGATCAATCATTTTTATTCGGCGATCATCACTCGCCTTAAGATCATGTCGCATCTAAATATCGCTGAGAAACGATTGCCACAAGATGGACGAATCAAACTTCGGATTACGGGCCGAGAAATCGATGTTCGTGTTTCGATTATTCCGATGATCTATGGTGAAGGAGTCGTGCTGCGTCTGTTAGATAAAGAACGGATGGTCTTTCGACTGGACAATGTTGGCCTCAATCAGGGGCTGCTGACTACCTTTCGCGATTTGATTCAGATGCCTCATGGAATTGTGCTAGTGACAGGTCCCACGGGAAGTGGAAAAACTTCGACGCTTTACAGTGCCTTGAACGAAATTAAAAACCCCGAAACGAAAATCATCACGGTTGAAGATCCGGTCGAGTATCACAGTGAAGGAATCAGTCAGATTCAGGTGAATTCTCGAATTGGACTGACCTTTGCAGCCGGTTTACGTAGTATCTTACGTCATGACCCTGATGTGGTTCTGATTGGAGAAATTCGAGATGGAGAAACAGCCAATAGTGCGATTCAGGCATCTCTCACCGGGCATCTTGTTTTCAGCACTTTGCATACTAACGATTCACCAGGCGCATTTACTCGATTAATTGACATGGGCGTTGAACCTTATCTTGTCGCCAGTACAGTGGAAGCCGTTTTAGCACAACGTTTGGTACGTTTACTTTGTCAGCACTGCAAAGCGCCTTATCAGCCACAGGCTGATAAATTGCCGCCCGATTTTCCAGACCTTGAAATTAAAGAACTCTGGGAGCCCGTTGGTTGTCGACATTGTCGGGAAAGCGGATATTCTGGACGGATTGGTATTCTTGAACTTCTCGTAAACGACACAGTCATTAAAAGGTTGTGTACCGAGCATGCCAGTTCAGGGCAAATACGCGATTATGCTCTAAAAAATGGGTGGCAGACATTACGTGATGCTGGTTGGGAAAAGGTACTCGCAGGAATTACTTCCATTGATGAAGTCCTGCGTGTCACTAAAGGAGATATCTAA
- a CDS encoding type IV pilus modification PilV family protein, whose product MRILRPINQTSIPSRAGLTLLEVLISLTIFLGALAAISQLISIGSRAALQAQLRTQAMIKCQSKLAEVISGAQPMESVSLAAFEDDNENWKWSLNVEPGTYETLLKLTVDVQYSGDSETVTTSYQLTRQVRDPAELLDAANTVEVSDDTEMEDF is encoded by the coding sequence ATGAGGATTCTCAGGCCGATCAACCAGACGTCTATTCCGAGTCGGGCTGGACTCACCTTACTGGAAGTTCTAATCTCGCTGACGATTTTTCTGGGTGCTTTGGCAGCAATCAGCCAGTTGATTAGCATTGGTTCGCGGGCCGCTTTACAGGCACAGCTTCGAACTCAGGCTATGATAAAATGCCAATCAAAACTGGCCGAGGTCATTTCTGGTGCGCAACCGATGGAGTCGGTTTCTCTGGCTGCATTCGAAGATGATAACGAGAACTGGAAATGGAGTTTAAATGTCGAGCCTGGTACCTACGAGACGCTTTTAAAACTGACAGTGGATGTGCAATATTCCGGAGACTCTGAGACCGTTACCACCAGTTATCAGCTTACACGCCAGGTTCGGGATCCTGCTGAATTGCTGGATGCCGCGAATACCGTAGAAGTCAGCGATGACACTGAAATGGAGGATTTTTAA
- a CDS encoding prepilin-type N-terminal cleavage/methylation domain-containing protein, whose amino-acid sequence MPVQQKKSLKIQQNRSAFTLIEMLLVLSLLLVLISVVWPAVLRINANNRLKQNMQDVKSAFAAARIRAIEHGVNYQIYFELGGNHYLVVPVDKELLGQGTDSADTRQISSDQTVIAQELSEDFEFSQNVVATVTEPAIPFEWLGNLPAAKDWKWMEASFPITFYPDGSAAFDLKHEILGKDQKRVASIELRGLTGSASISYDRESSR is encoded by the coding sequence GTGCCAGTTCAACAGAAAAAGAGTTTGAAGATTCAACAAAATCGATCAGCATTTACGCTGATCGAAATGTTACTCGTTCTTTCCCTGCTTTTGGTACTGATCTCTGTTGTCTGGCCTGCTGTACTCCGGATCAACGCGAACAATCGATTAAAACAGAACATGCAGGATGTGAAATCAGCGTTCGCTGCCGCACGCATTCGCGCTATTGAGCATGGTGTCAATTATCAAATATATTTCGAATTGGGTGGGAATCACTATCTGGTAGTACCCGTTGATAAGGAATTACTAGGACAAGGCACTGATTCTGCTGATACACGGCAGATCTCCAGCGATCAGACTGTGATCGCACAAGAGCTCTCAGAAGATTTTGAATTTAGTCAAAACGTTGTTGCAACAGTAACCGAGCCAGCTATCCCCTTCGAATGGCTGGGAAATCTTCCTGCTGCCAAAGATTGGAAATGGATGGAAGCATCTTTTCCGATCACCTTTTATCCTGATGGATCTGCTGCCTTCGATTTGAAACATGAGATTCTAGGGAAAGATCAAAAAAGAGTCGCCAGTATTGAACTACGAGGACTCACCGGTAGCGCATCGATTTCTTACGATCGGGAGTCGTCTCGATGA
- a CDS encoding secretin N-terminal domain-containing protein translates to MVLKTKSFHCFVVILVALILCSDSVHQSLQAQQPGGRPDRGGFGGRRDRGGFGGRGSFGGGGPRGDLGSLVAREAVQKELQLTEDQKKKLSEVAQELRPNREMMEKFRDQMREAQSEEALSKIREEMGSVFEKRRKEGEAKLFGLLNETQAARLKQLQLQETGYRQLTNEETTKQLNLSDEQSKKIKAIEEQRLAARRELGRRASSEEREKLQKEFDQKIESILTKEQQSQWKQMLGPALVSDQNQNSTTVTSNEVSSPRPRPQIPMEPEGLRPQDRRISFGGGKEVAMDKTADQPQVGSEPKPVRKMSFNFRFAPWGDVLKLFAESAGYTLDLNDVPPGTFNYFDKGSYTPTEALDIINGYLLQKGYVIVRRNQFLVVLNIDNGIPPNLVPIVSSEEIAKRGKNELMSVSFQLEGVDLDQVSKEVQAILGPQGKSVALKTANSIIVTDIGSNLLRVKKILEGAIANGGPTDLVFRSFDLKYIDASEAEKIVRNQFGLPAATQNVSSSAIMARYYEARSRRSSSSSSKSTPQPTTTGKSTQVTADPRTNRLLVTATPAQIKIAEEIIKSIDVDEDSLGSLVAGGGHRPFLQVYSISSADSREVTKTLDAMMPGVVVNEDARNGKIHILATLKEHKKIDEMIRQLDGEGGSQSVSVINLSFLDPISATTTLRSLFLRDGNDAPTIEADLLGRRLLVRGSPDQVIQIKTVLAQLGEDGTGKSNDVRDNSPVRTIPLGGRDSKEILQLIDKLWSASSGEENPIRIVVPSDNSLIREKVLGEESAPVRNRGYRVPTQSTGAPLNRPIQLRQPASESDTQRFFFTASEQKSESEATQQKNAATETNTADEVKTESVDQKTSTQKSSQSDKKKPVAISTNGDNLIISSTDLEALNRLEQMIEALTQAIPPKNQWTVFYLRSADATATAKMLESLFPTSSVSDMAPDSGMFGGLSSIGGSLMDATGLSTLGMGPQTLRIIPEVRSNALYVTGPPDKVRSVEQMLKVLDTSELPASLRNRSPGIIPVEHASVNEVANIVKELYKDYMQAPQKQNNSQKGNPFAAMMGGRNQQNSNAKPAEARLAVSVDENANQLLVSASDSLFQEIESLVRELDYSAKMSRKSVRVVTLNNASSALIQNALTSLLPNVSVSTTGSNSRKKTTDQNANSPNQPASPTNSDNRNEEIRKFFEQRMRERMGISQPGGNSNGRTSRGFRFPGSDNSGIRGGGSRSNRGRGR, encoded by the coding sequence ATGGTCCTGAAAACAAAATCCTTTCATTGCTTTGTCGTTATCTTGGTGGCACTCATTTTATGTTCAGATTCTGTCCACCAGTCACTCCAGGCTCAACAGCCGGGAGGCCGACCGGACCGGGGAGGATTTGGCGGTCGCAGAGATCGAGGAGGCTTTGGTGGCAGAGGAAGCTTCGGTGGCGGGGGACCACGAGGTGACCTTGGTTCCTTAGTAGCTCGCGAAGCAGTACAGAAGGAACTTCAGTTAACCGAGGACCAGAAAAAAAAGCTGAGTGAAGTAGCTCAAGAACTTCGCCCCAATCGCGAAATGATGGAGAAATTTAGGGACCAGATGCGCGAAGCACAATCGGAAGAAGCGCTTAGCAAAATTCGCGAAGAGATGGGCTCTGTATTCGAAAAACGGAGAAAAGAAGGCGAAGCGAAACTTTTTGGACTATTGAATGAAACGCAAGCGGCTCGATTAAAGCAACTGCAATTGCAAGAAACCGGGTACCGTCAGCTGACCAATGAAGAAACAACGAAACAGCTTAATCTATCCGATGAACAATCGAAAAAAATCAAAGCAATTGAGGAGCAACGGCTCGCAGCGCGTCGCGAATTAGGACGCCGTGCTTCATCAGAAGAACGTGAAAAACTTCAAAAAGAATTCGATCAGAAAATTGAAAGCATTTTAACGAAAGAACAACAATCTCAATGGAAACAAATGCTCGGTCCAGCATTGGTCTCGGATCAAAATCAGAATTCTACAACTGTAACAAGTAATGAAGTTTCTTCACCTCGTCCACGCCCTCAGATTCCAATGGAACCGGAAGGCTTGCGGCCGCAAGACCGTCGTATTTCATTTGGTGGCGGAAAAGAAGTTGCTATGGATAAAACTGCAGATCAACCCCAAGTCGGAAGTGAGCCAAAACCAGTTCGTAAAATGTCGTTCAATTTCCGGTTTGCTCCCTGGGGAGATGTTTTGAAACTCTTTGCAGAGTCTGCAGGTTATACACTTGATTTAAACGATGTTCCACCGGGGACTTTTAACTATTTTGATAAAGGTTCTTATACGCCAACCGAAGCGTTGGACATTATCAATGGTTACTTGTTGCAGAAAGGGTATGTCATTGTTCGTCGCAATCAGTTTCTGGTTGTCTTAAATATTGATAATGGAATCCCCCCCAATCTGGTCCCCATCGTTAGCTCTGAAGAAATTGCCAAACGTGGAAAGAATGAACTGATGAGTGTTTCTTTTCAATTAGAAGGAGTTGACCTCGATCAAGTTTCTAAAGAAGTACAAGCTATATTAGGTCCTCAGGGGAAATCTGTTGCATTGAAAACAGCAAACTCGATTATCGTTACCGATATTGGCAGTAATCTATTACGTGTCAAAAAAATTCTGGAAGGAGCGATTGCCAATGGGGGACCCACCGATCTCGTATTTCGCTCTTTCGATTTAAAGTATATTGATGCTTCGGAAGCAGAGAAGATTGTTCGCAATCAATTTGGGCTCCCTGCGGCAACGCAAAATGTGAGTTCCAGTGCTATCATGGCCCGCTATTACGAAGCACGGTCTCGACGCAGCAGTAGTAGCAGTAGCAAGAGCACCCCACAACCGACAACGACCGGTAAATCAACACAGGTAACAGCAGACCCTCGTACCAATCGTCTCTTGGTGACTGCAACACCTGCTCAAATCAAAATCGCAGAAGAAATCATTAAATCGATCGATGTGGATGAAGACAGTTTGGGAAGTCTGGTGGCAGGAGGAGGTCACCGACCGTTTTTGCAGGTCTATTCAATTAGTTCAGCTGATTCGCGCGAAGTCACGAAAACATTAGATGCAATGATGCCTGGCGTGGTCGTGAATGAAGATGCTCGCAATGGAAAGATTCACATTCTAGCGACACTCAAAGAACACAAAAAAATTGACGAGATGATTCGTCAGTTAGATGGCGAAGGGGGGAGTCAGTCTGTTTCTGTCATCAATCTCAGTTTCCTCGATCCTATCTCTGCAACGACGACGCTACGCTCGCTGTTTTTGAGAGATGGCAATGATGCTCCGACAATTGAGGCAGACTTGCTGGGGCGGCGCCTGCTGGTACGTGGTTCGCCAGATCAGGTCATTCAAATCAAAACGGTATTAGCACAATTGGGTGAAGATGGGACCGGTAAATCAAACGATGTCAGAGACAATAGCCCTGTTCGTACGATTCCGCTTGGTGGCCGTGATTCGAAAGAAATTCTGCAGTTGATCGATAAGCTCTGGTCAGCCTCTTCTGGTGAGGAGAATCCAATCCGAATCGTCGTACCTTCTGACAATTCATTAATCCGCGAAAAAGTATTGGGAGAAGAGAGCGCTCCCGTTAGAAATCGAGGTTACCGCGTACCAACTCAAAGTACGGGAGCACCTTTGAATCGTCCGATTCAGCTCAGGCAACCTGCTTCAGAATCTGACACTCAGCGGTTTTTCTTTACTGCAAGCGAGCAGAAATCAGAGAGTGAAGCAACTCAGCAAAAAAATGCTGCTACCGAGACGAATACTGCTGATGAAGTGAAGACAGAATCAGTGGATCAGAAAACATCGACTCAGAAATCTTCACAATCGGATAAAAAGAAACCAGTTGCCATTTCGACCAACGGAGATAATCTAATCATTTCATCAACCGATTTGGAAGCTTTGAATCGGCTTGAGCAAATGATAGAAGCATTAACCCAGGCGATTCCTCCTAAAAATCAATGGACGGTCTTTTATCTGCGTTCTGCTGACGCAACGGCCACGGCTAAGATGCTGGAAAGCCTGTTTCCAACCAGTTCAGTATCAGATATGGCACCAGACTCTGGTATGTTTGGCGGATTGTCTTCCATCGGGGGCAGTCTGATGGACGCCACCGGCTTATCTACTTTGGGTATGGGACCTCAGACATTACGCATCATTCCAGAAGTAAGATCCAATGCGCTTTATGTTACAGGACCACCTGATAAAGTCCGCTCGGTAGAACAGATGTTGAAAGTTCTTGACACATCAGAACTGCCTGCTTCATTACGAAATCGTTCACCGGGAATTATTCCTGTTGAGCATGCTTCTGTGAATGAAGTCGCAAACATTGTCAAAGAACTCTACAAAGACTATATGCAAGCCCCTCAGAAACAGAATAACTCACAAAAAGGAAATCCGTTTGCCGCGATGATGGGAGGGCGAAACCAGCAGAATTCTAATGCGAAACCAGCTGAAGCCCGACTTGCTGTGAGTGTTGACGAAAATGCGAATCAGTTGCTGGTTTCCGCCAGTGATTCGCTGTTTCAGGAGATCGAATCACTGGTTCGCGAGTTGGATTACTCCGCGAAAATGTCACGAAAATCAGTTCGCGTTGTAACACTCAACAACGCGAGTTCTGCTTTAATTCAGAATGCCTTGACTTCGCTCTTACCTAATGTTTCTGTCAGTACAACAGGTAGTAATTCTCGGAAAAAAACAACCGACCAGAACGCGAATTCTCCAAACCAACCTGCATCCCCCACGAATTCAGATAACCGTAATGAAGAAATTCGCAAATTTTTTGAACAGCGAATGCGCGAACGGATGGGAATTTCTCAACCTGGGGGAAATTCGAATGGTCGTACCTCACGCGGTTTTCGTTTTCCTGGAAGTGATAATAGTGGTATCAGAGGAGGCGGCAGCCGTTCGAATCGTGGCCGGGGTCGCTAA
- a CDS encoding type II secretion system protein GspG, with translation MYQQKKQVRQKRHGFTLLEMLIVLGIILVIAAMVVPNLLGSQKKANIKATRASIHNLEQAFKLYAAENNGEYPQGGQEQIQLLLEPASSDGQAAEPYIDSQPLDAWGQVFQYEYPNNKSKSTKPAIWSLGPNQQDENGSGDDVNNWDQAK, from the coding sequence ATGTATCAACAAAAAAAACAAGTAAGACAAAAACGACACGGATTTACGTTATTGGAAATGCTGATTGTATTGGGAATCATTCTCGTTATTGCAGCGATGGTTGTTCCCAACTTGTTAGGTAGTCAGAAGAAAGCCAACATTAAAGCCACACGTGCCAGCATTCACAATCTGGAACAGGCATTCAAGCTCTATGCTGCCGAGAATAACGGCGAATACCCACAAGGAGGCCAGGAACAGATTCAGCTTCTATTAGAGCCAGCTTCCTCAGATGGTCAGGCAGCGGAGCCATATATTGATTCACAACCTCTGGATGCCTGGGGGCAGGTATTTCAATATGAGTACCCTAATAATAAATCAAAATCGACCAAGCCGGCAATCTGGTCTCTGGGGCCAAATCAACAAGATGAAAATGGATCTGGTGATGACGTGAATAACTGGGACCAGGCAAAATAG